Sequence from the Piscinibacter sp. HJYY11 genome:
TCTGGAGCAAGCCCTGTCCCAGGCCGGGCCGGCGTTCATCCGCGCGGTGCAGTCGGCACAGGAAGACGTGATGCGGGAGACCAGCCTCACGCTCTACGACATGGCGCGTGCGCTCATCGCGTTGCGCAAGCAGTCGCGGCTCGACCCGGCCATCGACCCGACCAGCGCCCTGCTCGCCGCGCGCCAGGATGGCGAGCCGCTGCCCGACGACATGATCGTCGGCATGGTGCGCCAGGTGCTGGTGGTGGGCATCGTGGCGCCGATGGTCATGGTGGGCGCGATGTCGGTGCACCTGTCGCGCCATCCCGAGCTGCAGCAGCAGTTGCGCGGCGATCTCTCGCTCGTGCCCGCCGCGGTCGAGGAGTTCCTGCGCCTGTACACACCGTACCGCGGCTTCGCACGCACCGCGACCGAAGACGTCGAGTTCCGCGGCCGCTCCATTGCGAAAGACGAGCCCATCGCGCTGCTCTACGCGAGCGCCAACCGCGACGAAGACGTCTTCCCCGATCCGGCGAGCTTCCAGCTGCACCGCCCCAACATCCGCGAGCACCTCGCCTTCGGCCGCGGCCCGCACTACTGTGCCGGTGCCGCGCTTGCCCGCGTGGAGCTGCAAGTCGCGCTCGAAGAGCTGCTCGCGCGCACGCGGCACATCGAGCTCGCGGGCGAGATCGTGATGACACCCTTCCCCGAGATCGGTCCGTGGCGCGTGCCGCTCAGGTTCACGCCGGCCTGAATTCATTCCAAGAAAGAAACGAGGAGACATGAAGAAGACAACCCTGTGGCTCGCGGCACTCGCTGCCGCCCCGCTCGCGCATGCGCAAGACAGCTCCAGCGTCACGATCTACGGCTCGATCGACGTCGGCGTCACCTGGGTCGACAACATCCAGGGGAACGACCGCTGGTTCGTCGGCTCCGGCAGCAAGCTGTCGAACCGGCTTGGCTTTCGCGGCCGCGAGAGCCTGGGCGGCGACCTCGCCGCGCTGTTCACCCTCGAGCACGGCTTCAACGCCGACGACGGCACCATCGGCCAGGGCGGTCGCATGTGGGGGCGCCAGAGCTTCGTGGGCCTGGCGAGCAAGGCGGTGGGCACGCTCACGCTCGGCCGGCAGTACGACTTCCTCTATGCCGGCTCGCCGATGCCGCTCGACATGGGCGCCTTCCTCGTCGGCGGCCTCGCCGGTGCGAGCGCGGGTGCCGGCACCTCGGTCGACAACCACCTCGGCGGCGTGCGCTACGACAACACGATCAAGTGGCAGCACAGCCTGGGGCCCGTCACCGCCGGTGCGATGTGGGGATTCGGCAGCGAGAACGACAACGACAAGATGGCCTCGGCCGCGCTGGTCTACCGCGCCGGCACGTTGTGGGCCGGCGTGGCCTACCTGCGCGACAACTACAGCCCCGCCGCCTCGGGCAACAAGATCGCCAGCGCCAGCGTCAACTGGGACGCGACGCCCGCCGCCAAGCTGGTGCTCAACTGGACGCAGAGCAAGGCCTACGTCGCCGCGGACACCCGTTCGCGCAACGACATGCTGCAGGGCGGTGTGCTGTACAAGCTCACCCAGCCGCTCTCGCTCGGCGTGATGTTCGGCCACTCGAAGACGAAGAACGCCGCCAACGTCGACGGCAAGCTGCAGCAGCTCGGCGCCGGCTTCGCCTACAACTTCAGCCGCCGCACCGAGTTCTACGGCATCGCGTCGCACGTGAAGAGCGAAGGCAGCACCGGCACCGCGTACAGCAGCACGCCGGGCATCGGGGGCCCGGCGGCGTCGTTCCGCTCCAACGACAACACCCAGCTGGTGCTGAAGACCGGCATCCGCCACAGCTTCTGAGGCCACCATGAAGTTCCTCGTGTGTGCGGTCCTGTGCCTGACGGCACAGGGCGCGATGGCG
This genomic interval carries:
- a CDS encoding porin, with the protein product MKKTTLWLAALAAAPLAHAQDSSSVTIYGSIDVGVTWVDNIQGNDRWFVGSGSKLSNRLGFRGRESLGGDLAALFTLEHGFNADDGTIGQGGRMWGRQSFVGLASKAVGTLTLGRQYDFLYAGSPMPLDMGAFLVGGLAGASAGAGTSVDNHLGGVRYDNTIKWQHSLGPVTAGAMWGFGSENDNDKMASAALVYRAGTLWAGVAYLRDNYSPAASGNKIASASVNWDATPAAKLVLNWTQSKAYVAADTRSRNDMLQGGVLYKLTQPLSLGVMFGHSKTKNAANVDGKLQQLGAGFAYNFSRRTEFYGIASHVKSEGSTGTAYSSTPGIGGPAASFRSNDNTQLVLKTGIRHSF
- a CDS encoding cytochrome P450, producing MSSRCPVHSDFDPLLPETFDSAHAQYAELRARCPVARSEAYGGFWALTKYDDVVRALSDSATFVTSKQNVVPKVAFTGRRPPLHLDPPEHTPYRAALNPLLTPERVAKLEPMVRRYAIDLLAPMIARREADICEAFGSHLPVRVFGHWMNLPPDLEQALSQAGPAFIRAVQSAQEDVMRETSLTLYDMARALIALRKQSRLDPAIDPTSALLAARQDGEPLPDDMIVGMVRQVLVVGIVAPMVMVGAMSVHLSRHPELQQQLRGDLSLVPAAVEEFLRLYTPYRGFARTATEDVEFRGRSIAKDEPIALLYASANRDEDVFPDPASFQLHRPNIREHLAFGRGPHYCAGAALARVELQVALEELLARTRHIELAGEIVMTPFPEIGPWRVPLRFTPA